In the genome of Diabrotica undecimpunctata isolate CICGRU chromosome 2, icDiaUnde3, whole genome shotgun sequence, the window gaatatagacgcatgcgtctatattctttgttgtAATTTCATTTTTGTTATTGCTATACATTGGAAACATATTAAAGTGTCACAAAATCTGCATAAAATAGTTTCCCATTAAACATATTAAAGATAATAACTTCCTTCCTATTAGCGGATTACCTGAAATTGTTGTTTAAGGTCACTTTCGATTTCCTACACGATACGACAAACCGGTAACATCATAAAGATACCAATCATAAATCACCAAGCCTGATTTTATGCAAATCTCTCGTAGAAGGATGCAGGGAATGAGTCGGTGAGGTAATGAAGATCATTGACAAAACAAACAACCTATCAAATATATAACCGAACATTATAATAAGCTGATTTAGAAACGGGAATTCCTGACATTGATTTTAATTTTATgagaaaaaaaagtttaattaaaaaaacagacGTCAatgctttttaataataaattgtctGGTTCTTTTGGGTAGGTACATACATTTTTTGATACCTGGTGACgacatttttataatattttattacgttgaatttaaatttataaCCAAGTCCGGTAGgttttgtcaaaaatttgaattcgagaaggaatttttattttaataaaaacacgAGTTTGTTAAACATATTCAACAGGTTCATTGTTCTCGTTATTTAAGAACATCTACGTCAGAATTTCGCTACAATGGAAAATTTAATTATGTACCTGCCTTTCTTTGCAGCCTTTGTCTAGTACGTCTTCGGTACTGACTTTATAATCGCTTATGTCATCTAGTATGAACGAGGAGAAAAAATACCGGTATTCATAGTTTATAGTGCATCATATACCGCCCTCTATATAAAATTCTGCTACTAatttaatagaaaaaattataGTTGGAATTTccgaataagaaaaaaaaatccgTGAATCCCTCTACGAATGAAATGTATCAGTAAGTGAAGCAGACGTATGTGATAACTTTTTAATCAAATGGAATTAAccgaaatatatattttatatgtgaaaCATAGTTGAAGGATCAACTACCACAATTTTGAGGTTATCAACAAAAAGATAAGATAGTGGCGTAAGTGGTTAGGGGTAACCCTTTGTTGTTGCGTTTATTAGTGTAATAAGAAGAAAAGGGAAAGCAAAAATAGAGTGACATATTAAAAAACGGACATTCTTTCTACGAATTTACTAATATTCTTGCACGTGTCCTGGTGTACACCAGTTCGGGACGAATCAACATGAAAATGGGTTAATCTTTGTCTAAAGAAGAACTCTATTAAATTTGGGATCAAtaggcaaaaaatattaataagataTACATGAAGTATAATTATTCCATTGAAAAGTAAATAAACAATATCGACTAGGTGGTCTAGAGTCTAGGATATATAAATGTCGCTTTGGGTGCGGGAAAGTCCGGGCTCAAATCCGTTTATTGCTAGATATAAATGTAAAAAAGACTTCACAAAAGACGAAAAGAGTTATTTAGATATATAAGTTACGGCAATCTACGCCGCAATAAAGTATAATCCAAAAAATCAACATTCCATATGTAACCATAAATGTAAAAGACAAAACAGGGACAGTATTATCGCTTGTTTAATGAATACATTAAGTAAGTACATCAACAGATTTGTATGTGTCTAATATTTCATCATATACGCAATACCTTCAATAATATACATATGGAATATATAAGCAATGTATATTTAAAACGATTACGATCGATCgttcattttaatattattttatttgcaataaaacgaTTGAAAATCACCCTATTAAAATAGTGTATGCAAATAGTAACGCTACTGACAAGAATATTTCAACAAACGCAGTATTTCATGGCTCTTGTGACCTGAAACCTTTTATCGGAATTTCCAAGTGAGGCACCAGTAAGATATATTCTCAAAAAACCCAACACAACAAATGTATGTCTATACAATATAACGTTTCACTCGACAATATAATAATTGCCTACGTTGCCTTTGTGGCTGGGTCGTCCCACTAATATTTGCTTCAAATTAAaggaaattttaagaaaattcacTTTGGCCGGGCCCTCACACGACGGCAAGaataaatgaaaattaattaataacagAACAAATGCAGGAGTATTATAGTTTTATCtctcttcaaaattaaaaataatatttaggtTTATGATTTATATCGACATCATCCCACTAGAGtgacataattaaatttaaatttgtagTTCTGTTTCGCAATATATCGTCATTAAATCTTTTGACTGTTATAATAATCTTATCGGCGGCGTCTTGTCATTGACCCGACAAAAGAAGGATATGATTGCGAAGGTGTCAAAAACATGTCAAGTGGGATCAAGAATGAAATCGATTTTTATTGAGTGATGTTTTGATTTTTCTATGGGTTCATAATTGGCGAAGAGTAGGACCTGATAAGGCAGATTGGGTCAAGTTCTAGCTTAATAATAAAGTTGAGGCGTCCAACATATTGATCTTTTCAAATCGAAGCAAATCTAGGAGTGGTGATTGCCAAAAAATCCAGTATAAGCCGAACTTAACTGTTTTTCTATGCTCGAAAAGAATTCCACATGTTTAATATTCAAAATGAAAGGAAAAGACTGcctgaaaatatattaaaatatgagtTTGAGACTGAAGGGGATTACTGTTTAGTGTCATTTTTAATCCCATCATTTTTATGCAAATATCAGCTCGGCCTGATTTGTTATTTTGCAATTTTTGTCTTCTCTACTAATTTCACCATTATTTTATATCTCCCACTGTTttttctttgtcttctacttccaTCTCGATTGTCTCTTTTGCCACAAGATCTCCTACTGCCTTTTCGGTAGATTTTCGATATATTTTTGATGCCTTTACCtaattatctttattatcaaaataaaGCACGCAGAAGGTACCAAGAAAAAGAGACACAACCCCAAGAAATCGCACCAACGCAGTTATTAGGTCATACAAGTTAGCAGATAAGAAAATAGCACAGAAATACAAAAGCTATGTGAATAATAGTCTACAAAAGCACTTAAACCAGAACTATGGCTTAGAAGAAACTTGGCAAAAACTTAAAGAATCCCTCTTAGATGGGGGGCAAATCTGCGGAATagctaaaatcaataaaaacagacaatGTACGAATTGGTGgagtaatgaaataaaagaagaggtCAAATCCAAGAAGTTAGCGTGGAAGAAATATCTAGGGAACCAGAATACAGAAAGCTATCAAAAATATAAGCAACAGAGGGCAAAAGTAAAAGACATGGTgattaaagcaaaaaagaaaagctgggaggattttgggaataagctggagaaggactaccacactaaccaaaaactattttacaaaactCTGAGAAGCCTAAGAACAGAGAACAGACAACAaacaccaaaacaaattaaaaacaaagatggccacatcctctgcaagaacgaaaatattatgaacaggtggagagaatatttcgaagaccTTCTGACTCAAAAAGACTATAATAATGAAATAGACAACACTGAAGAAAACCCATATGAGAACCCAAACCAAAACgaaataacaatagaagaaataagagaaataatactcaggctcaaaagaggaaaggcagctggctatgataagataactgcggaaatgctaaaaaatatgaTGTGGAATGATATGATGCGGAAATGAAATGCTTAGAAAAGTTTGCAATAAAGCATGGAATGAGAACAAGATCCCAAAAGACTGGGAAGTGGGcgttattctacccattttcaaaaaaggtgacagacgagaatgcagcaactacagaggtataactctCCTGAGTATTCCTTCCAAAGTTTACGAACGAGTACTGGAGAAAAGACTACTACAAGAAGTAGACCATAAGCTGGAGCAGTCACAGAGCGGTTTCAGAAAGGGAAGAAGCATCCATGACCATGTTTTTACACTCAAGCATCTAATACAAAATgcacgaaatacaagcacggaactataccaagccttcatagacctcgaaaaagcatttgatggaaccccgcgaaccgaaatagacaaaagcctaagaaacagagaagtagacagcaaactcagaaaagctattatgagcctatacaagaacacaagaaacagagtaagaacagataatatggaatcagaagagtttagagtcaatgatggcttacgacaaggaggtgtactaggtcccatcctgttcaatattgtactagatgatgtaatgaaagaaactagagaagaaacatcgagaatatttgttggacatagaaacctggaaatgatacgcacgaggacgcacttaagagaaacctccagatatggagagataaactcgaaaaacgtaacctgagaattaatgaaagtaaaaccaaggtcatggtatgtgggaaaacagaccaacatacaaacattaaaataaataactatactttagaacaagtcgaaacctttaaatacccgggagtgcaactagagagtaggggtacacaagaagcagagataaacaatcgaatagcaaacgcttcccggatataccacgcaattaagagcacattcctatcgaaaaaagaagtatcccaaaaagcaaagatagctatctacaacacagtttttgtacctatcttaacatttggatgtgaaagctggacgctcaccaccagactaaaaaataaactgcaaagtatttcaatgaagtatctaagaagagtactaggggtaaccagaatggacaggatacggaacgatgaaataagagaacgccttaaagtccaatcaatagagaagaaaatcgaagaagcccaactgagatggtacggccacatggtaaggatggataaaaaaagccaagtgaaacaagtgtgggaagcgagaagaaccttgaaaagaccgaggggcagacccatgaagacctgggacgatgaaattgccgccatcatagacaggagaggagtcaccaaagaaattggcaagcaacaagaagaattggaggaagtttgtagatgaaacctaaaaagagactttacaagcaacaccttagggtagaagggttattgattatatatatatatatatatatatatatatatatatatatatatatatatatatatatatatatatatatatatatatatatatatatatatatatcaaaataaagaaaaaaacttgaagctgaaaaagaaatttttaaaattttagagtCCAAAAAAAGTTCACGTTGTTACTATACAGGAACGGCCCAAAATTGTTCAATGATACATAACAATCCTTCGTCTCTTGCGTTAAACAGGTAAAATCCCTAATCTTTTCGGTATTTCTCTGCGGTTGGAAGACTGGTTTAACAATCTTAATAGCCGATTTAAAGAAACGTCTTAGataactttaaatatttgtttcgGAGAAATCTAACCGCATTGCATCTATCATTATGATTTCTGATAAATTAACGTATTTGAGAAACGAAACCGAACATTTTAGAAAATTTCTGATGatttattttttatcattttcaatagtgtttgttaaatatttttatttaagtattaaaaaacaaaatgttttatgTAATGTAATGCTTACCTAAGAAATTCCATTGATCAAAATCACAAGTCTCATACAAATGTTCTTGATAGCTGAGAGCCAGCTGGTCCCTCTCCTGTACTTGTACGGGCTCGATAATAGCCCTTACGCTCCTGCTGTCATTCTTCCGTGCTGCTACATGAAGGGGTGAATCACCTTGCGGTCCCCTCGGAGAGGGTTTTGCACCTGCCACGATGAGCCATCTGACGATTCTCCATTGTCCTGTCTCGACGGCGAGGTGTAGTGGAGTTTGGCTGTCGTCGTTGGCGGTATCTAGGAGTTTCGGGTGGGGTACTGCACGGATCAGTGCTACGGCCACTTCGAGGAAACCTTGGGCGATCGCCATGTGAAGATGTCTGTAAAgaaattaagtgtttttgtaaaGATATGTCTAAAGCAACGTTAATTTGGGTATGAGGTTAGACATCTTGGATACATTATACTATTATATAGACATGTAATGTCAGAAATGGAGTTTGAACCTACTACGCAAGTTTTAGAATATTTGTGACGATATTGATAGGAAATCAGTACGTAAATATATTGAGGCGAAAGCTGGCCCAATAAGTTCTCATTTCAACTTTCTTAATAGGTTTGCAACTGTTCCTTTTTTGGACTCCTTATTATGCCCAAACTAGCCCCCCATTTTAAGTTGTAGCCCACTTTTTGTACTGAATAATAACAACATGCAAAATTGTGTTCTAGATATATTGTGGTTTTCTGTAGTTTTAAAATGCCAGTAATACAGGAAAAAAACAAACTGAATATGTCACAACCAGTATGCGTTAACTTCAAAAAATAAACGAAATGTTAAGCAAGTTAACAAACAACTTTTGAGTAAAACAAATTATGTATCAACGATCGAAAACAATGCCGACCGTTTTAGCTGGGAATTCCAAAAATTCTTGGTCTGTTTCTAGAGAAATCCTAACTCCACATACTGATGAAGCCAGAACCGGACTGGAATTAAAAACCGCCGTTTTTTATCGACGATGAGacgtatataaaattttttaatttaacctCCAAAAGATAATGTGAACGTActtaaatatacataaaaattcCTTAAATTACACAACTTGAATACATAATCATTTAAATAGACATAccttaataaaaatggaaatttatCAAGTATATAAATGTACAGAATGGCGTCTATTATTTATCGTTTTATCCTGTAAAGAGCAGTATTTGATAATACGCAATTGGTATGGTAATAAACACTACAGAATTACTAGGATTTTTATTTGAATGGAATTATTAGCTCAAACAGGTGGCATGATAATACAATACGAGAGATAAAGTAACAATTCCATTTAAATGGAGACACCTTGTATAAATTGTTCATTAGAGTGTAAGAAAGGAAGAAAGAACAACCAGATCTCTTATGTCCCTTTCTATTTGATACATTGCCTCCTCTTGATCTAAATATGAAGATTGATTTTTGAAATCAACTGgaaatttaaatacatttaatatgGATTTTTAACTTATCCAggctggacgctaaattagacttctagagaacaagctggatttagatcgggatacagcactaacgaccacttactagtgataaagaacctgatagtcTGCAGaataggaacatggataacatcagatgtagaccaaaccaaagaaattaggacacgcattgaaatagcacgtgcatcattttttaaacttaaaaagtttctttgttgtcgggatataaggttagaactacgcctgagaatgcttcgatgttacgtgttctctactcttctttatggcttggaagcgtggacactaaaacaagtccatctgaatttGGCCGCCTTTTAATTTTGGttttacagaagaatcctacgaatatcatggattcaaagaatgtcaaacgtggaagtaactagaatgataggaaatggggcggaaataatattaactatcaaaagacgaaaacttgagtacttaggacatgtgatgagatgacaaaaatacgcattattaaaacttattatgcaaggcaaaatccgaggaaagcgaaatgtggatagacgaagaatatcctggcttaaaaacttaagtgaatggtttgaatgcagtactgcagaactttttagagcggcagtcaacagagtccgcatagccatgatgatttccaaccttcgatagaagacggaacttaaagaagaagaagtctgcagaatacaacaaaccattggaacatgacgcaaataatgactaatctggtgctaaatcgaaatattgctgttgatgaaaGGGATATTGTTCAGACTACGTCatataagtacctaggacatgaaattcggttgggcagagataactagacatgtgagctcccacttCGCATAGGAATAGCCTggacagcgtttggtaaattaaactatgtatttaaaggGGATCTATCCATATGCCTGAAAAGAAAAATCTTTGTCCAGTGTGTGTGAccagttttctttttattttttttacctatCTTAAGAATAAATTAGCTCTGGATAGAGAACTTATATCAAGAAATGGATAGAATAGGGCAAGTTTGAATGGAATCCTGTGAAGAACAGCAACATAAACAATGGTTTTAGGTAGAAAGTACGAATGACTATAAATTTTATACTTAAAAGGAATGAACAGAAGTGCAGGAGGTATAGTATCCGTCAACTTAGAAGAACAAGCGCAACTCATGATTTTCGTATTGCTCCAACGGATCAAGACACGCCGCTTCGTTAATCGAAATTAATATTAACCATCATCTGGTTGTTTATAGCTGACGATAACTACATTAAAgttttactaataaaaataacAGACTGACAGGACCATGTGGTATTGAAAACGTATGAGTGATAGAAACAACTGGAAGACTCAGTAAAGTATGTTAAAGAATATTTGTGTACCATggacataaataaataaaaacatgcaAACGGACGGAAAATGGGAAGAAAGGAAGAGGAGCTGCACCGATAATAAAGTAAAGTAGCAATTTTATATTCAATATAAACAACCACTTGATAAGAATCGCCTCAAATCGATAGGGAATTAGTAGACTGTACATGCCATACCAGAACCTAAATAGTTTCGATGTGTGTCGCCAAAAATAACATCGGTATCTAGCCGTTGACAACTAAGAATAGACTCGCTACTTATAAATATTCTTAAGGTCTAACGTGCCGTCTCCTATGCAGATCTCGCGGATGTGACCAGACTTACTCATCTCGTTTGTATTTTGACTATGTCAAAATTTCGTTCAAGGTAAATTCGACGTGGTATTGTCAATTAGATACATTTTTATGGAAAATTTGGTGTATTTCATCTTTGTAGAGATGTAGAATTATTGTATTATcaagaaaataattattatgatgCAATTTTGTCATGGAGGAGGGACTCTTCACGCTACCAAGTTTCATTAGACTTATCTGAGCAAGCGAGGTTCTGCAGGTCAAATGCAGGTTCTGAATACGGCTGGAGAAAGCGGACAGGAAACCGCGATGATGATCAGTAAGGCGAACATGAGCGACGTATTTAACACAACACACGTTTAATCAAATCCTTTTCCTAAAAGAGACTCAACAGCAAGCACAAAACCTATCTGAAAGTCATAAATATAGGTGGAGAGTATACACAAAACATATAAAACATTTCCGACATAATTTGATCTTACATATTTTTAAGAGGCGTTAGATGGtgttatttataaagaaatatcttGCATGTATGAATAGGCCATGCTATTTTGAAACTTATTAAGTACATGAATCATTATTTCTTAAAGTACTTAATAGGGAAAGAAATTCAGCGAAAAATAACCTTAAATACCGTGTGCGAAAGTACTTCCTTCAGTGGcatattatttcttgtaaataACTTGTTGATCACTCCAAAATAAATGCAATCCTTCAAGGTAAAAGTGAGAAAACTGGACTTGAGAGAGACCTCACCTACGAGATTATGTATATCCCACTGCAAATGGTTTATAATGAGTGTCAGAGAGTAACTTTAAAATCGGAAATGAtagaattattaaaatatgtCCAAGGTTAGCTGAATCATTGTCTTTTCCGAATTGGAGAACTTGAATAACAGAATTTAACAAGAAAGTGATCGGTTTACTAAAATGAAGAATTTCTCGGCAACAGAATGAAATCACAACAACCGATCGGTCGAAGATTTAATATGATAAACACTAGTGAGAAAATCATGTTTGGTACAAAATATAATCAAGATttatacaacaaaaaaaaaaatagaaagaaaaacatTTTGTAATCTGTTACTGCTTagggaagttattaaaagataaTAACCGTTATCATAAGCATCTATTTTCGATTTGAAGATGCTTTATACCATAGTTTTTATTGCAGGGGATGACATGACTTTTAAACTGACTGAcctagaaaataaatatttgtacctTCTTTCTCTGCGTTAAAGTTTTTAAAGTAAATACCTTTGCTCTCTTAAGTTTTTAAATATGTCTTCCAAAGCCATATAGAAACATTTTGTAGATATACCGTTTCCTAATATGTTACAAAAAAAATTCTGTCTGATGACTTTGAAGACGCAATTTTTGCCTGGGTCGTCTACCTCGTTTACAGGAAGAAATTGGCATTACAAAAATTAGTTTTGCTATTATAAAAACCACCAAAAGCACTCTAACCGCATTAACCACGACCCAACAAACTAGGCATAGTACATAGATCAAAGTCCTAGTCCTAGGAATTCCTGGGACTCCCTTCTACTGGTATTTGAAGATTCAACAAAACTTTCGTGCTACGATTTTTCAAAGAATTTGATGTGtgggttttttatatataatttggaATTTCAGAATGGACATAAACAACAAATTAAGACATCATTGTAAATATTACGATGAATGTGCTGTTTTGTGATGTAGACACAAACAAATTAGTCAAAGCGGGACAGGTAACAAATTACCTAGACtcaataattaaaattgtttgATCTTCCAAATTCAGGTTggtaattaaaagaaaaaagttgcTAATTACAGCAGATCTACAAAAACAATGTagttgtttaggaaaataaaacaacaatcaGAAGATAGATCATAAATACATGGATTAGACATATTAAATGAATATTATCGAATTTTTTTAAGGCAAAACGTATGGCGGTAGAAACTGATCTCACATTTAATTCTACTTCAAATGAAACTCGTCTatatatcctaatttaataaaaGATAATATAGAGAAATACAATTCACCCAAAACTAAACAAACTCGAAGAAAAAAACTTAAGTATTTCTCCAAGATGCCCGAGATATTAGAACATGTGCTTAAAAGTTATTCACTTATCCTGGCTCGTTAACAGTATTGTTGTCTTTTCGTCTCTGTGCTATGTTCCCTAACACTAATGGCATGTGTCATAGACTATGTCATACTGAGCGACTACTCAGTATCCCCACTTTTGTTATAAGTTTTTCGAATTATTTTGTCATGCAAGATGGTTTAGTAGATTAGGTATGAACTACTTGAAGAAAATATTGAAAGAGGTACCAAAAAAAGAACACAACAGGTAGAGAACACTCTCCAATATACCAAGAACTATACAATGGCTAAATTAAGCAACTATTGTGACTCCCTAAccataaattaacaaaaaaaaaacagttccaAAAAACACTTATTAACCGATTTCTATTATTAAACAAAACTAATTAAAATTTCCACTCGTTATTCTCCAATAGGCATTAATGTTAAGGTCAACTTGTCAACAAACAAAGTTCACTAAACTTTTTTGATAAGCACTATAAAATATTCCTAACATAATGGATGAAATTAGGGACTAGTCCAGGCTGTTCCACAAATATCAGCTTTTCACAACGGCTCTTATCGAAACAGGTATCattaaaaatcaataatgatgcagataaaaatgtttatatcaaACAAAAGAGGAACAAAATTTAACTACCTGAGACAGCTACaggtaaaatgaaaatttataaacaaaagaaataatccCAATGCTATTAGAAAGAAAAAGAttcaaaatacaaaagaaattcaGTAACAAATAGTTTAAGTCATTGTTATAGACAAGGGTCATCATTATACATCATGAGTTTCTAATGAATTCCAGCAAGACTAGGTAAAATCCGTTAACACAAATTCAAAGGAAGTCCCGGGAACTACGACATAAATCATACCCTAACTCACCAAAGAAATACTTAAGTATTTTGGGTATTGTTGTGAGTCAtggattaaataaaataatattggcGGGTATTAATCAAACCACGGCATTCGTCAACCTAAACCACAATATATAAATAATCGCTGGAAGTATTAACACAACCCAGAATTGCTAGAAATATGATGTCGCACGTGGGAATTTACAATCAAAAGCAGGAATCTCACATTCCGAATGGGAAAACACAAAAATATGTACGGCGAAGGGAACTTGGGCTGGTATACCACGCGGTGATATCAAGCTACAGATAATATTTGATAtgcataaatttaaaaataatgaaacgaCCTCAGATACACATGTTTCTGTACTTCCCTAAAGACAGATAAAATAAGATGATATTTACTgacaaaagaataaaaaaaccagTATGTATAACAATTGTTTACTGTATAAATTTCCAATTAAGAGCAGCTAAAATTGACGTACTGGAAAGATACTGAAAAGAGGATAGATACATAGTAACGAATATCACATTATACGGTGTTTGAATATTGGGAAATTACTGACACACTATGTAATCAAAGAAACCAAAAGATCTATTCGAAAACTCAAGGATTAAGGATCTTAGATTAAGTACTCTCATCTCTCATATACATATAGTTACTGCATCCTATCCATACAGGATGAAACTCAACCTTATCAAGATggtaaattatataaaatgtgAAAATTATGAAGGTACCACTAGTATTAATTTTGCATGTATCCCAATAATGGTTAGTGTTACGCCTATGAATAAAACAGTAACACTTAATATCGAATCGGTTGCCTAACCTCTTGAACCCAAACAAAGGCCATTTTAATTACATTACAATTAATTTTAAAGCTTTGGAAAGTACAGAAATTCTACTTACGTATCTCCTTCTTCATCTTGCTCGTAGTAGATTTTCCATGGTATAGCCTCGACGGGTTTGACCTGCTTTTTGGTAAAGGAATCAACAGGTGCCACTAATGCCGTTGGTTTTTTGGGATTATTTAGATCGTTTACTCCAGATTCAATTTCCTTTATGCTTATCTTGGAAAAGCTCTCCGTAAGACACACGCCACTGTCCAGAAGCATGGGTTCAACTTTCTTTTCCTCTTCCTCGGTAAAAGAAGCTGTGGTATTGAGGGGTTTGTCAACGTCTTCGATTAAACCCGAATCTAAGATTTCTTCGGATATTTCTCCCGATATGAACCCGCTGTCAGTCTTGGAGGATTCGTAGTAAATAGCCTTTTTGTCTTCGTGTTCGTGGGCAGATGCACTTGTATCTGGAAAATTTTGTTGCTTAGACATTTTTGTAAGTTCTTTTTCAATGTGGCTAAAGGTAAAACTGTTTGTCACTTTATAAACGTTCGTTACGACACGATATTAGGGTAAAAAAGCACTTAAATAATCAAACACAAGATAAAAGTCGGTTAAAAATCATTCGTATTCGAAAAGTAGCTCGCTAAATGAACTGTACTTTCTCACAATCACTCGTTAACTGAAGGAACTATTCGCATGGGTTCTAAAAGCGAATGTTTTCGGGATTCCCTAGTCATGCGCAATGCGGACAGTTCACTTAATGCAGTGACGTACCGGTTCGGACGGAAAATTtctaattttgtaatttattattaattttgctTATATTGGATGCTACAGCGACGTTTTTGTGGATCGGTAGGAAATTCCAAAAGAGaaattaataatgtttttttgttttagagAAAGCTAGACTATCAATTTGGAATTTTTAATGATTTGTTTGCTTCcaactaaaaaacagaaataaaaaagccCGACTAATGTTTTTGGTATTAAAAAAAGCCTTAATATATACAACGTCCGTTGTGTGTGCAGATTATCCAGAGTTAcataaaacaatattaataaataaaataagtaatgtACCTACaccaaatattttccaaaaatgcATGTTTAATGTGTAGGTAGCACATAAATGTCTCGTTATACTTGTTGTTGGGCTTATGAATTTTTGATAAATTACGAACAACTATT includes:
- the cact gene encoding NF-kappa-B inhibitor cactus, with product MQMSDQDFAGETTEKLTFDTSASAHEHEDKKAIYYESSKTDSGFISGEISEEILDSGLIEDVDKPLNTTASFTEEEEKKVEPMLLDSGVCLTESFSKISIKEIESGVNDLNNPKKPTALVAPVDSFTKKQVKPVEAIPWKIYYEQDEEGDTHLHMAIAQGFLEVAVALIRAVPHPKLLDTANDDSQTPLHLAVETGQWRIVRWLIVAGAKPSPRGPQGDSPLHVAARKNDSRSVRAIIEPVQVQERDQLALSYQEHLYETCDFDQWNFLGQTCVHVAAMHGHLEVLRHLIWYGANINAREGCMGFTPLHCAVQTGNEEIVQFLLSCKNIDVETMSYSGKDALEINHRFVSEKIRQALINKGLPSPYSSEDEYDSDASEDEMVYENSHVFSAQMVNASA